One window of the Eucalyptus grandis isolate ANBG69807.140 chromosome 8, ASM1654582v1, whole genome shotgun sequence genome contains the following:
- the LOC120287419 gene encoding lecithin retinol acyltransferase-like, with protein MVAQIIGELFAVFVLWSGNVIRQEELNPATHIYTYRQSGLYSHHGIYIGEDNIIHFTRTGVNKTSLDSFRREGEKLHSLHSYAYGRPLLEYWLMRWGTRTTLPDAKLPEEVINKAWELYEGNSFGKYDLINNNCEHFAVFCRTGVRASAQTALVSIGQHRAKEVKEWIMKLLHRIKLK; from the exons ATGGTGGCTCAGATAATCGGCGAGTTGTTTGCAGTATTTGTATTATGGTCGGGGAACGTGATCAGGCAGGAAGAGCTCAATCCGGCCACTCATATTTACACCTATCGGCAGTCTGGCCTGTACTCGCATCACG GAATCTACATCGGAGAGGATAATATAATTCACTTCACAAGAACGGGAGTCAACAAGACCTCCCTTGATTCCTTCCGGCGAGAAGGCGAGAAACTCCATTCCCTCCACTCATATGCATATGGTCGACCACTGCTGGAGTATTGGCTGATGAGATGGGGGACCCGCACAACCTTACCTGACGCCAAATTGCCCGAGGAAGTCATTAACAAGGCTTGGGAGCTTTACGAGGGCAACAGTTTTGGCAAGTACGACCTCATCAATAACAACTGTGAGCATTTCGCTGTGTTTTGTAGGACCGGAGTTCGGGCAAGCGCACAAACAGCGTTGGTCAGCATTGGTCAGCATAGGGCCAAGGAGGTCAAAGAATGGATAATGAAGCTTCTGCATAGAATTAAGCTCAAGTGA